From a region of the Paenibacillus segetis genome:
- a CDS encoding ABC transporter ATP-binding protein produces the protein MDLNIRGLGKAFGGTVALHPTDLTVRQGSFTTLLGPSGCGKTTILRMIAGLETPDRGSISIGDEVIFADSSKRAVPTHQRGFGMVFQDFALWPHMTVFENVAFGLRAGKRTTKIRETVLEALAKVKLTGMAERFPHQLSGGQQQRVAFARAVAITPRLVLFDEPLSALDAVLREDMRLEMMSLVRDLGLTALYVTHDQVEAMSMSDEVVVMNSGRILQSGTPEEVYGKPSDAFVARFIGKSNWLVPNQTMFRPEHLMWEPMGEDGHSFQVEITHVSYVGDRYEVRVKAEGQEEQWTAYHHTRLAVGTKTEVYLPHHRLHHIDKSK, from the coding sequence ATGGATTTGAACATACGCGGGCTCGGTAAAGCCTTTGGAGGAACCGTTGCCTTGCACCCGACGGATTTGACTGTACGCCAAGGAAGCTTTACGACCCTGTTAGGTCCTTCGGGCTGCGGAAAGACGACAATTCTGCGTATGATTGCAGGATTAGAAACGCCGGATCGAGGTTCGATCTCCATTGGTGACGAGGTGATTTTTGCAGACTCTAGCAAAAGAGCAGTGCCGACACATCAACGTGGGTTCGGGATGGTATTTCAGGATTTTGCCTTGTGGCCGCATATGACGGTATTCGAAAATGTTGCTTTTGGGCTTCGAGCAGGCAAGCGAACTACCAAAATCCGTGAAACCGTGCTGGAAGCACTCGCAAAGGTTAAGCTGACAGGGATGGCAGAGAGATTTCCACATCAACTGTCGGGGGGGCAACAACAACGGGTCGCTTTTGCACGCGCCGTAGCAATTACTCCACGCCTTGTATTATTCGATGAACCGCTAAGCGCATTAGATGCCGTACTACGCGAGGATATGCGTCTTGAAATGATGTCTTTAGTTCGTGACCTGGGGCTTACCGCTCTCTATGTCACCCATGACCAAGTTGAGGCAATGTCGATGTCTGATGAAGTTGTGGTGATGAATAGTGGTCGTATCTTGCAATCAGGAACACCGGAAGAGGTATATGGCAAACCTTCAGATGCCTTTGTTGCTCGTTTTATCGGCAAATCAAATTGGCTTGTGCCAAACCAGACGATGTTTCGTCCAGAGCACCTGATGTGGGAGCCGATGGGAGAAGATGGTCATTCTTTTCAAGTAGAGATTACGCACGTTAGCTATGTTGGAGACCGTTATGAAGTTAGGGTCAAAGCGGAAGGGCAAGAAGAGCAATGGACTGCGTATCACCACACGCGATTAGCAGTTGGTACGAAGACAGAGGTTTATTTACCACATCATCGCCTTCATCACATAGATAAATCTAAATAA
- a CDS encoding LysR family transcriptional regulator: protein MNLNLLKLRIVELLEKHNKITTVADILELKQPTVTFHMKNLERDFGVKLFEARMGKIILTDAGYALLHYAVKINALAAEAERVVMEFDTLRRGSIRIGASYVPATYVLPAVLHRFVKEHPGIQLSLFVKTAPIVKDMLEHHEIDIGIISAEPFTTSTLVADALCEDELVLIHSPTHPLATLENLTPDLIASSSFVLHGKESSTRRMTDKWLENHDRRLPYYMELDSLEAIKQAVILGAHVSFVSRMAVQSEVDRGLLQMRPIPGNLIERYVYAVTNKERHRSALINQFSSYLSVLD from the coding sequence ATGAACTTAAATCTATTAAAGCTACGTATTGTGGAGTTGCTCGAAAAACACAACAAGATTACAACCGTTGCAGACATCCTTGAGTTAAAGCAGCCGACCGTTACCTTTCATATGAAAAATCTGGAACGGGACTTCGGCGTTAAGCTGTTCGAAGCACGAATGGGGAAAATCATACTAACCGACGCCGGCTACGCCCTGCTCCATTATGCCGTCAAAATCAATGCGCTCGCGGCGGAAGCTGAACGTGTCGTCATGGAATTCGACACGCTCCGGAGGGGAAGCATCCGAATCGGAGCAAGTTATGTTCCCGCTACTTATGTTCTTCCCGCTGTCTTGCATCGGTTTGTTAAGGAGCACCCTGGGATCCAACTTTCTCTCTTCGTCAAGACGGCCCCCATCGTAAAAGACATGCTGGAGCACCATGAAATTGATATTGGCATTATCTCCGCTGAACCTTTTACCACTTCTACATTGGTAGCCGATGCCCTATGCGAAGACGAATTAGTGCTCATTCATTCACCAACCCATCCCTTAGCTACCCTCGAGAACTTAACGCCTGATCTAATTGCCTCTTCATCCTTTGTTCTGCATGGCAAAGAATCCAGCACGCGAAGAATGACGGATAAATGGTTGGAAAATCATGATCGGCGACTGCCCTACTATATGGAATTGGATTCGCTTGAAGCTATTAAACAAGCGGTTATACTTGGAGCACATGTATCCTTCGTTTCTCGGATGGCCGTCCAGAGTGAGGTCGATCGTGGACTCCTTCAGATGCGCCCAATCCCCGGTAATCTAATAGAACGTTATGTCTATGCCGTGACGAATAAGGAACGCCACCGCTCCGCGTTGATAAATCAATTTAGCAGCTATTTGTCGGTGCTTGACTAG
- a CDS encoding ABC transporter permease: protein MRNSSSLRHIRVWSIVLALLVLTIMIVVPLIEIFIQSVYRDGELQLAAPFRTLADAELFKVLLGSIWLGICVIAGTTVLALPLAWVMVNTRLARWRWLDIVFLIPFMTPPYIGSMGWILFMQKNGYLEQLVPGLGSITPAFFTFGGMVMIMSLHLFPFLYLLLRGALERIGGSLEEAGAVLGAPFMYRFRRIIAPLLLSAYGMGAMLIFVKTIAEFGTPVTFGKRIGYEVMTSEIHKYISSWPIDFGKATSLASVLLTACLLIWYAQSVLSRRFTYSLVGGKGIRRSSLHSQGRWTWIYVIFVALLLLLSIGVPYFSIIAASTMKLRGVGLAWNNFTLDYYKELLTWGSTSMRALMNSVLLSLAASTIAVILGTWFAIVIGRSRTRIERTTDLFSLLPNTVPGIVMVVGLILLWNSPWMPIPLYNTYGMVILTYVILFLPYTVQYVKSAYGQIDPSLFQAGQVFGGKPQYVFRRVLLPLIVPGMLAGWMMTFTIASRELVGSLLILPPSVQTSATYIFAQFEQGQVSLGMAMAVVSVGLTTVMLVIIESLGSKRKWNA from the coding sequence ATGAGAAACTCTTCATCTTTGCGACACATTCGAGTATGGTCGATTGTCCTAGCATTACTTGTATTGACAATAATGATTGTAGTCCCTTTGATTGAAATATTTATTCAAAGTGTATATCGGGATGGTGAGCTGCAACTAGCAGCTCCATTCCGAACTTTGGCCGATGCCGAGCTCTTCAAAGTTCTATTGGGCTCGATCTGGCTAGGAATCTGCGTTATAGCGGGTACTACAGTTCTCGCACTACCACTGGCTTGGGTCATGGTGAATACTAGGCTTGCTAGGTGGCGTTGGCTGGATATCGTGTTTTTGATCCCATTTATGACACCGCCTTATATTGGCTCTATGGGCTGGATTCTCTTTATGCAAAAGAATGGGTATCTAGAGCAGCTCGTGCCTGGACTCGGGTCCATAACTCCTGCTTTCTTCACTTTCGGTGGCATGGTCATGATTATGAGTCTACATTTGTTCCCTTTCCTATATTTACTGCTGCGTGGCGCGCTTGAGCGGATTGGGGGTAGTCTTGAGGAAGCTGGAGCTGTATTAGGAGCACCGTTCATGTATCGTTTTCGGCGGATCATTGCACCGTTGCTGCTATCTGCGTACGGTATGGGCGCTATGCTCATCTTTGTCAAAACGATTGCTGAATTTGGAACGCCTGTCACTTTCGGGAAACGTATTGGATATGAAGTCATGACCTCGGAGATTCACAAATATATATCGAGTTGGCCGATCGATTTTGGTAAGGCGACTTCGTTAGCCTCCGTACTGCTCACCGCATGTTTGTTGATTTGGTATGCGCAGTCGGTTCTGAGTCGGCGCTTCACTTATAGCTTGGTGGGTGGTAAGGGAATTCGTCGTTCTTCCTTGCATTCGCAAGGGAGATGGACTTGGATCTATGTTATTTTTGTAGCTCTGTTGTTACTTCTGTCCATTGGCGTACCTTATTTCTCAATTATCGCGGCTTCAACCATGAAGCTGCGCGGAGTAGGGCTTGCTTGGAACAACTTTACGCTGGATTATTACAAGGAATTGCTGACCTGGGGCTCTACAAGCATGAGAGCGTTGATGAATAGTGTACTCCTCTCACTTGCAGCATCAACTATTGCCGTAATTCTTGGCACATGGTTTGCCATTGTCATAGGAAGATCACGTACCCGTATTGAGCGCACGACGGACTTGTTCAGTTTATTACCGAATACCGTCCCAGGTATTGTTATGGTCGTAGGTTTGATTCTGCTGTGGAATTCACCTTGGATGCCGATTCCGCTGTACAACACGTACGGTATGGTTATTTTAACGTATGTCATTTTGTTTCTTCCTTATACGGTGCAATATGTAAAAAGCGCCTATGGACAAATTGATCCCTCATTGTTTCAAGCTGGACAAGTATTTGGCGGGAAGCCGCAATACGTGTTCCGCCGTGTGTTGCTACCATTAATCGTTCCCGGTATGTTGGCAGGTTGGATGATGACGTTCACCATCGCTTCGCGGGAACTAGTGGGTTCGTTGTTGATTCTACCACCGTCCGTTCAAACTTCAGCAACCTATATCTTTGCTCAGTTTGAACAAGGACAAGTATCTTTGGGCATGGCGATGGCTGTCGTGTCCGTTGGGCTCACCACCGTGATGCTTGTAATTATTGAGAGCCTGGGCTCCAAAAGAAAGTGGAATGCTTGA
- a CDS encoding ABC transporter substrate-binding protein has translation MVNLNTIKNGWTKGTALTLTLALGLTLTACGSNSNSTAKEASASTNNSVPSTQVADQKLVLYSAGPEGLANKIIEGFEAQTGIKVEMFQGTTGKILARMEAEKSNPVVDVVILASLPSAQGLKSDGLTLPYPDAKNADKLNPEWSDSEGNYFSTSASALGIAYNTKLVSTPPTSWEDLTKPEYKGQINIPDPTLSGSALDFITGYLSDKGESGWSLFEEFSKNDVAVAGANQEALDPVITGAKSMVAAAVDYMTYKAKAKGEPVDIVYPKEGTVISPRPAAIMKSTQHEENAKAFIDYLLSDEAQKLVSDAALLPGRTDIKAENRANLDEIPLLKADWSWMNEHGTEVTDKFTKLFK, from the coding sequence ATGGTTAATTTAAATACGATTAAAAATGGATGGACAAAGGGAACGGCGCTGACGCTGACCTTAGCACTTGGCTTGACGTTGACAGCTTGTGGGAGTAATTCAAATTCTACCGCTAAAGAGGCTTCTGCTTCTACGAACAACAGTGTGCCTAGCACACAAGTAGCCGATCAAAAGCTCGTCCTTTATAGCGCGGGACCTGAAGGTCTGGCGAATAAGATCATTGAAGGCTTTGAAGCCCAAACAGGCATAAAAGTTGAAATGTTCCAAGGCACCACGGGTAAAATTCTAGCTCGTATGGAGGCAGAGAAATCTAATCCGGTTGTTGATGTTGTGATTCTGGCATCGCTACCTTCTGCTCAAGGATTAAAGAGTGATGGGCTAACGCTGCCGTATCCAGATGCTAAAAATGCAGACAAGCTTAACCCAGAATGGTCTGATTCAGAAGGGAACTATTTCAGCACGAGTGCTTCTGCTCTCGGTATCGCTTATAACACAAAGCTTGTATCAACTCCACCGACATCTTGGGAAGACTTAACTAAGCCAGAATACAAGGGACAAATTAATATTCCTGATCCGACGTTGTCAGGTTCTGCGCTTGATTTCATCACAGGTTATCTCAGCGATAAGGGAGAGAGTGGTTGGTCTTTGTTCGAAGAGTTTAGTAAGAATGATGTTGCAGTTGCTGGAGCCAATCAAGAAGCTCTAGATCCAGTTATTACAGGTGCAAAAAGCATGGTAGCCGCTGCAGTTGACTATATGACTTACAAGGCGAAAGCCAAGGGTGAGCCAGTAGACATCGTGTATCCGAAGGAAGGCACCGTAATTAGTCCACGTCCTGCGGCAATTATGAAATCAACCCAGCATGAAGAAAATGCTAAGGCATTTATTGACTATCTTCTATCGGATGAAGCACAAAAGCTAGTATCTGATGCTGCACTTCTTCCGGGCCGTACGGACATCAAAGCTGAGAATCGCGCGAACCTGGATGAAATTCCGCTTCTCAAAGCTGATTGGTCATGGATGAATGAACATGGAACAGAAGTGACGGATAAGTTCACGAAACTATTTAAATAA